The following are from one region of the Sandaracinus amylolyticus genome:
- a CDS encoding DUF444 family protein, whose product MSLRIDQDHSRFKNIVRGKIRQNLRRYVSQGELMGKQGKDVVSIPIPQIDIPRFRYSDRQQGGVGQGDGEPGDAVGGGEGEGDGQGKAGQDAGQHVLEVDVTLDELADILGEELALPNIENRGKSKLVDQKDRYVGVRRVGPNSLRHFKRTYKQALKRQISMGTYNPSRPIVIPTRDDLRFRSWKTEEEPVANAVILYMMDVSGSMGDEQKEIVRIESFWIDAWLKKQYKGLETRYIIHDAVAREVDRDTFFRTRESGGTMISSAYKLAAQIIDADYPASEWNIYPFHFSDGDNWSVDDTLLCIELLKTKLLPVSNVFCYGQVESPYGSGQFIKDLREHLGKNDSVITSEIRDRDAIIESIKEFLGKGK is encoded by the coding sequence GTGTCGCTCCGCATCGACCAGGACCACTCGCGGTTCAAGAACATCGTCCGCGGCAAGATCCGGCAGAACCTGCGGCGCTACGTGTCGCAGGGAGAGCTGATGGGGAAGCAGGGGAAGGACGTGGTGTCCATCCCCATCCCGCAGATCGACATCCCGCGCTTCCGTTACTCGGACCGCCAGCAGGGCGGCGTCGGTCAGGGCGATGGTGAGCCCGGCGATGCCGTGGGCGGCGGCGAGGGCGAAGGCGACGGCCAGGGCAAGGCGGGCCAGGACGCGGGCCAGCACGTTCTCGAGGTCGACGTCACGCTCGACGAGCTCGCCGACATCCTCGGCGAAGAGCTCGCGCTGCCGAACATCGAGAACCGCGGCAAGAGCAAGCTCGTCGATCAGAAGGATCGTTACGTCGGCGTTCGCCGCGTCGGTCCGAACTCGCTCCGCCACTTCAAGCGCACGTACAAGCAGGCGCTGAAGCGACAGATCTCGATGGGCACGTACAACCCGTCGCGACCGATCGTGATCCCGACCCGCGACGACCTGCGCTTCCGCTCGTGGAAGACCGAGGAAGAGCCCGTCGCGAACGCGGTGATCCTCTACATGATGGACGTCTCCGGCTCGATGGGCGACGAGCAGAAGGAGATCGTGCGCATCGAGTCCTTCTGGATCGATGCGTGGCTCAAGAAGCAGTACAAGGGCCTCGAGACCCGCTACATCATCCACGACGCCGTCGCGCGCGAGGTCGATCGCGACACGTTCTTCCGCACGCGCGAGTCGGGCGGCACGATGATCTCGAGCGCGTACAAGCTCGCGGCGCAGATCATCGACGCCGACTATCCCGCGAGCGAGTGGAACATCTATCCGTTCCACTTCTCCGACGGCGACAACTGGTCGGTCGACGACACGCTGCTCTGCATCGAGCTGCTCAAGACGAAGCTGCTGCCGGTGAGCAACGTGTTCTGCTACGGGCAGGTCGAGTCGCCGTATGGCTCCGGGCAGTTCATCAAGGATCTGCGCGAGCACCTCGGCAAGAACGACAGCGTGATCACCAGCGAGATCCGCGACCGCGACGCGATCATCGAGTCGATCAAGGAGTTCCTCGGCAAGGGGAAGTGA
- a CDS encoding ATP-binding protein, producing MADLIPFAFGMGAADLVLFSVFAVLYLRERREHLRAWAWAHALDGARHLILAVDISIGGAVVLELASTILQTAGAWWMMDGAMRFAGRRSHRGWIAAALLVGVSGGVARWLALPFAIVHLPTSTFLGLARVTGALVLLRAEGTRTARTITCVALLLWGLHSWNYPFLREVRWFAPWGFTLATLLATCVGIGMLMLHLEQARREERASSARYQELFDGAIEGFFRTSPQGRFVAANPALVRMLGYEHESELLALDLMRDVYANAADRARILAHQDGDIDTVRLKRRDGSTIEVAVHGRRVRDAKGQVRWFEGSMRDVTEEQRLREELAQAQRMEALGRMAGGIAHDFNNVLGAIVAAADLARLRVDRGQQPTAELDDVRDSAMRAADLTRQLLALARRQPLHRRPLDLRDAVSASVRVLGRVIGERIEVEVSLAHEPLVVLADRGQIDQVLMNLALNARDAMPSGGRLHIATESIEIEGSAWARLVVEDTGVGMDDETRRHMFDPFFTTKRHGQGSGLGLAMVYGAVTQSGGRIDVESAPGEGTRIEVVLPLAVAQRAIEPVEISEEGPRRVARILLVEDEPALRRSVEVALRESGHEVRAAMNAAEAFDRWGEWPFDLLVTDVVMPGLSGPDLARTVRRRDPLCPVIFVTGYAAEPIDDALSEHAELLTKPFTMDALLVAVARRLETRDAASAAESTPHVTTA from the coding sequence ATGGCGGATCTGATCCCGTTCGCATTCGGCATGGGGGCAGCCGATCTCGTGCTGTTCTCGGTGTTCGCCGTGCTGTACCTCCGTGAGCGGCGCGAGCACCTACGAGCCTGGGCTTGGGCGCACGCGCTCGACGGCGCGCGACATCTGATCCTCGCGGTCGACATCTCGATCGGCGGCGCGGTGGTGCTCGAGCTCGCGAGCACGATCCTGCAGACCGCCGGCGCGTGGTGGATGATGGACGGCGCGATGCGCTTCGCGGGGCGCCGCTCGCATCGAGGCTGGATCGCAGCCGCGTTGCTCGTCGGCGTGTCGGGCGGGGTCGCGCGATGGCTCGCGCTGCCCTTCGCGATCGTGCACCTGCCGACCTCGACGTTCCTCGGCCTGGCGCGCGTGACCGGCGCGCTCGTGCTGCTGCGCGCGGAGGGCACGCGGACCGCGCGCACGATCACGTGCGTCGCGCTGCTGCTCTGGGGCCTGCACTCGTGGAACTACCCGTTCCTGCGCGAGGTGCGGTGGTTCGCGCCGTGGGGCTTCACGCTCGCGACGCTGCTCGCGACGTGCGTCGGCATCGGCATGCTGATGCTGCACCTCGAGCAAGCGCGCCGCGAAGAGCGCGCGAGCTCTGCGCGCTATCAAGAGCTCTTCGACGGCGCGATCGAGGGCTTCTTCCGCACGAGCCCGCAAGGAAGGTTCGTCGCGGCGAACCCCGCGCTGGTGCGCATGCTCGGCTACGAGCACGAGTCCGAGCTGCTCGCGCTCGATCTGATGCGCGACGTCTACGCGAACGCTGCGGATCGCGCGCGCATCCTCGCCCATCAGGACGGCGACATCGACACCGTGCGGCTCAAGCGACGCGACGGGAGCACCATCGAGGTCGCGGTGCACGGGCGCCGCGTGCGCGACGCGAAGGGCCAGGTGCGCTGGTTCGAGGGCTCGATGCGCGACGTCACGGAGGAGCAGCGCCTCCGCGAGGAGCTCGCGCAGGCGCAGCGCATGGAAGCGCTGGGGCGCATGGCGGGCGGCATCGCGCACGACTTCAACAACGTGCTCGGCGCGATCGTCGCTGCCGCCGATCTCGCGCGCTTGCGTGTCGATCGCGGGCAGCAGCCGACCGCCGAGCTCGACGACGTGCGCGACTCCGCGATGCGCGCCGCGGATCTCACGCGGCAGCTCCTCGCGCTCGCGCGCCGCCAGCCGCTGCACCGGCGTCCCCTCGATCTGCGCGATGCGGTGAGCGCGAGCGTGCGCGTGCTCGGTCGCGTCATCGGCGAGCGCATCGAGGTCGAGGTCTCGCTCGCGCACGAGCCGCTCGTGGTGCTCGCGGATCGCGGGCAGATCGATCAGGTGCTGATGAACCTCGCGCTCAACGCGCGCGACGCGATGCCCTCGGGCGGGCGGCTGCACATCGCGACGGAGTCGATCGAGATCGAGGGCTCGGCGTGGGCGCGGCTGGTCGTCGAGGACACCGGCGTCGGCATGGACGACGAGACGCGCCGGCACATGTTCGATCCCTTCTTCACGACGAAGCGGCACGGCCAGGGCAGCGGGCTCGGGCTCGCGATGGTGTACGGCGCGGTCACGCAGAGCGGCGGGCGCATCGACGTGGAGAGCGCGCCGGGCGAGGGCACGCGCATCGAGGTCGTGCTCCCGCTCGCGGTGGCGCAGCGTGCGATCGAGCCGGTCGAGATCTCCGAGGAGGGCCCGCGGCGCGTCGCGCGCATCCTGCTGGTCGAGGACGAGCCCGCGCTGCGACGCTCGGTCGAGGTCGCGCTGCGCGAGTCGGGGCACGAGGTGCGCGCCGCGATGAACGCGGCGGAGGCCTTCGATCGCTGGGGTGAGTGGCCCTTCGATCTGCTCGTGACCGACGTGGTGATGCCCGGGCTCTCGGGCCCGGATCTCGCGCGCACGGTGCGGCGTCGTGACCCGCTCTGTCCGGTGATCTTCGTGACCGGCTACGCCGCCGAGCCGATCGACGACGCGCTCTCGGAGCACGCGGAGCTGCTCACGAAGCCGTTCACGATGGACGCGCTGCTGGTCGCGGTGGCGCGCCGGCTCGAGACGCGCGACGCGGCGAGCGCTGCCGAGAGCACGCCCCACGTCACCACGGCCTGA